GCGTGTAGATACCGGTGTCTATGAGGGCGGCGAGATTCCAATGTATTACGACTCGATGATTGCCAAATTAATTGTTCATGGCAAGGATCGTACGGAAGCAATTGAAAAGATGCGCGCTGCCTTGAATGACTTTGTGATTCGCGGCATTCATTCGAATATCCCTTTTCAGGCAGCCTTATTGCAGCATCCCCGCTTTGTGTCTGGTGACTTCACTACCGGCTTTATTGCTGAAGAGTATCCAGATGGTTTCAAAAAGGACTCCGTTCAGCCAGCAGACCCAAAACGTTTGGCAGCCTTGGCAGCATTTATGCGTTATCGCTACCTTGAGCATATAAAGATGATCGATGGTCAATTGGCTGGTCATGAGATGACGATCGCGAAGAAATTTGTCGTGGTGACTGGATCTCGTGTTGGATCAAATGAAGAGATCCAAGAGATTCCAGTTCGCGTTGATCTGAAGGAGGGTGTTTACTCTGTCTACATTGAAGAGGCGAGTGATGTCAGTCGCTACAACATTGTCAGCAATTGGCGCCCAGGCGAACTGTGTTTGCGTGCAACTATTAATGGCACCCATAAGATCACTGCACAAGTTGAGCGTAAGGGTGTTAAATACGCTCTTGTTTTGGATGGTGCGCATTACGAGTGTATGGTCTTGAGCCCCCTAGGTGCAGAGCTTCAACGTCGCATGTTAGTCAAAGTTCCACCAGATACTTCTAAGTTAGTTATGTCCCCAATGCCTGGCCTCTTGACCAATATTTCAGTCAAAGTTGGCGAAGCAGTTACTGCCGGACAGAAATTGGCTGCGATTGAAGCCATGAAAATGGAAAACACTTTAGTTGCCGCTCAGGATGGCGTGGTTGCAGAAATCTGCGCCAATGTGGGCGAAAGCTTAGCGGTTGATCAATTGATTATTCGCTTCGAATAAGGCATGCCATGACCAAACCATTCAAGATATTAGGTATTCAGCAAATTGCGATTGGAGGCGAAAATAAAGATCGCCTCCGTAAGCTTTGGGTTGACATGCTCGGCTTTGACTATAAGAGCACTTTTGTCTCTGAGCGTGAAAACGTCGACGAGGATATTTGCGCAATTGGTACCGGTGCGCATGAGATAGAAGTAGATCTCATGCAGCCTTTTGATATTGAAAAGAAGCCAGCCGTTCATCAAACACCTCTCAATCACATTGGCCTATGGGTGGATGATCTACCAAAGGCGGTAGAGTGGTTATCTGCGCAGGGCCTGCGCTTTGCCCCTGGCGGTATTCGCAAGGGTGCGGCAGGTTATGACATTACCTTCGTACATCCCAAAGGTAATGAAGAATTTCCTCTTTGCGGTGAGGGCGTGTTAATTGAGCTTGTTCAGGCTCCACCGGATATCATTGCGGGTCTGAGTTCATAAGAAGTTAGAGAGTCCAAATTGACACGTATATTGGCCATCGACACCTCCTCAGCTTGGTGTTCGGTGGCTTTATC
The genomic region above belongs to Polynucleobacter sp. AP-Ainpum-60-G11 and contains:
- a CDS encoding VOC family protein, with the protein product MTKPFKILGIQQIAIGGENKDRLRKLWVDMLGFDYKSTFVSERENVDEDICAIGTGAHEIEVDLMQPFDIEKKPAVHQTPLNHIGLWVDDLPKAVEWLSAQGLRFAPGGIRKGAAGYDITFVHPKGNEEFPLCGEGVLIELVQAPPDIIAGLSS